A window of Kribbella voronezhensis genomic DNA:
GACCTGAAGGACCGCGCATGCGTCGACGAATGCCCGGTCGACTGCATCTACGAAGGCGGCCGCTCTCTCTACATCCACCCCGAGGAGTGCATCGACTGCGGTGCGTGTGAGCCGGTATGCCCGGTCGAAGCCATTTTTTACGAGGATGACCTGCCCGAGCAGTGGAAGGACTACC
This region includes:
- the fdxA gene encoding ferredoxin; protein product: MTYVIALPCVDLKDRACVDECPVDCIYEGGRSLYIHPEECIDCGACEPVCPVEAIFYEDDLPEQWKDYQAANAGFFDDLGSPGGAFKIGALAHDHPLIAALPPQEQAS